A single window of Candidatus Methanomethylicota archaeon DNA harbors:
- a CDS encoding NAD(P)-dependent oxidoreductase, with translation MKILITGGGGFVGSRLAKAMLQKGHEVIVLDKVKGELEDFEHKNMKILIGGVEDEKIVKEAVTNCDLVYYCAWSFSEKMIDGFKIDVLGFLNFMEACCNAGVKHIIFPSSSVIYGEPITTPINEDHPLLVEKSRAPTHAITKLAVEKSMAIYYKERGIPFTIFRFWWGFSDDRIPGGTLRKLIDSALKNETLYVPKETAGSILYMNDLIKAFEIASLNENAYGKIYNITSFNSTWKEILQMIIELSSSKSTIVEVEPFEWKGPGFLTGKWILDDSKLRKELNFIPNEKIAKEAFRNALKRMIELRMASL, from the coding sequence ATGAAAATATTAATAACTGGTGGAGGAGGCTTTGTAGGAAGTAGATTAGCAAAAGCTATGCTACAAAAAGGACATGAAGTAATTGTTTTAGATAAAGTAAAGGGTGAATTAGAAGACTTTGAACATAAGAATATGAAAATCTTAATTGGTGGTGTAGAAGATGAAAAAATTGTAAAAGAAGCAGTTACCAACTGTGATTTAGTATATTACTGTGCTTGGTCTTTTTCTGAAAAAATGATTGATGGATTTAAAATTGATGTTCTTGGATTTTTAAATTTTATGGAAGCATGTTGTAATGCTGGTGTTAAACACATAATTTTTCCAAGTAGTTCAGTAATATATGGTGAACCTATAACTACACCAATTAATGAAGATCATCCTTTATTAGTAGAAAAATCTAGAGCACCAACTCATGCAATTACAAAACTTGCAGTAGAAAAATCTATGGCTATTTATTATAAAGAAAGAGGAATTCCATTTACTATTTTTAGATTTTGGTGGGGATTTAGTGATGATCGCATACCTGGTGGAACTTTAAGAAAATTAATTGATAGTGCACTTAAAAATGAAACACTTTATGTTCCTAAAGAAACTGCTGGAAGTATATTATACATGAATGATTTAATAAAAGCATTTGAAATTGCATCACTTAATGAAAATGCTTATGGTAAGATTTATAATATAACAAGCTTTAATTCAACTTGGAAAGAAATTTTACAAATGATAATTGAATTATCATCATCAAAATCTACAATAGTAGAAGTTGAACCATTTGAATGGAAAGGTCCTGGATTCTTGACTGGAAAATGGATATTAGATGATAGTAAATTAAGAAAAGAATTGAACTTTATTCCTAATGAAAAAATAGCTAAAGAAGCTTTTAGAAATGCTTTAAAAAGAATGATAGAATTAAGAATGGCTTCTCTTTAA
- a CDS encoding Nramp family divalent metal transporter, which yields MGQEVKELRIGKYGPPLELKVLNDPGAVSIKKILGPGLILAALGVGMGETFMWPRLVIVHGPEIRWLATVGLIIQIFVTAEIARWTYFTGESIFMAGKRIHPIIMWYFYIVAVLVYIWPGHVVTGSGALGLLLGIDWVPIAIISMIAIAAILILSPYQVYKTVKVILMIAISIMVAVSFIVAVLVGTPKHWADALYGTVAFGYWTDLMSTKTWLPLIVGGLAFMGPSGMQQMWYTLWAREENAGHGAYMPKITGLIFGKEQTWREGGFYFDWTNAEELDKWKRWRKLNIYDAVISFGLITYFTTLFFTVLSMKAAELSPEALAAIKAGKTLVAIQAIASAFTYISPVLYPLWFIVMFLVGWKMSFGIFDAFARGQADMTFILSKKAQKISMRIWYYIWVAIVTGVGIITTLMGAARGPAFLLDVLAFMSPLIMGSYCLLVLYVNNKLMPKPLRMSWISSIVLAGGAAFYLVSLFYCTFVVGAIPTG from the coding sequence ATGGGCCAAGAAGTAAAAGAATTAAGAATTGGAAAATACGGCCCTCCATTAGAACTTAAAGTATTAAATGATCCAGGTGCTGTAAGCATTAAAAAAATTCTCGGTCCAGGACTTATTTTAGCAGCATTAGGTGTAGGCATGGGAGAAACTTTCATGTGGCCAAGACTTGTTATAGTTCATGGTCCTGAAATTCGATGGCTTGCTACAGTTGGTTTAATAATTCAAATATTTGTTACTGCTGAAATAGCAAGATGGACTTATTTCACTGGAGAAAGCATATTCATGGCAGGAAAGAGAATTCATCCAATTATAATGTGGTACTTCTATATAGTAGCAGTATTAGTCTATATATGGCCTGGGCATGTAGTAACAGGCTCAGGCGCTTTAGGACTACTACTAGGTATAGATTGGGTGCCAATAGCAATTATTAGTATGATAGCTATAGCAGCTATATTAATTCTAAGTCCATATCAAGTCTATAAAACTGTGAAAGTTATTTTAATGATAGCTATTTCAATAATGGTTGCTGTATCTTTCATTGTAGCAGTTCTAGTAGGTACACCAAAGCATTGGGCAGATGCACTTTATGGAACTGTAGCTTTCGGATATTGGACAGATTTAATGAGTACAAAGACTTGGTTACCATTAATTGTAGGTGGTCTTGCTTTTATGGGACCTTCAGGTATGCAACAAATGTGGTATACACTTTGGGCAAGAGAAGAAAATGCAGGACATGGTGCATATATGCCTAAGATTACTGGTTTAATATTTGGAAAAGAACAAACCTGGAGAGAAGGAGGATTTTACTTTGATTGGACTAATGCAGAAGAATTGGATAAATGGAAAAGATGGAGAAAGTTAAATATATATGATGCTGTTATAAGCTTTGGTTTAATTACCTACTTTACTACATTATTCTTCACTGTATTAAGTATGAAAGCTGCTGAATTAAGTCCTGAAGCTCTTGCTGCTATCAAGGCAGGTAAGACTTTAGTAGCAATACAAGCAATAGCTTCAGCTTTTACATATATTAGTCCAGTTTTATATCCACTATGGTTCATAGTAATGTTCTTAGTAGGATGGAAAATGAGTTTTGGAATATTTGATGCATTTGCAAGAGGACAAGCAGATATGACTTTTATACTATCTAAAAAAGCTCAAAAAATAAGCATGAGAATATGGTATTACATATGGGTAGCAATAGTTACAGGAGTTGGTATTATCACTACACTTATGGGTGCTGCAAGAGGACCAGCTTTCTTACTTGATGTTCTTGCTTTTATGTCACCATTAATAATGGGGAGTTATTGTTTATTAGTACTCTATGTTAATAATAAATTAATGCCCAAGCCTTTAAGAATGTCTTGGATTTCATCAATTGTTCTTGCTGGTGGAGCAGCATTTTATTTAGTATCACTATTCTATTGTACTTTTGTTGTTGGTGCAATACCAACAGGATAA